CCCACATCGGCTTCAGCACCCGGGAGATTGCCCGGATGGCTGCGGCGGCCCTGGTCTGAGCCTCCCCTTCAACCGGTCGTGCCCGGATGGGGGCCGGGAACGTCGCGTGCTCCACTGGACCCAGATTCAGCTTCCGTTCACTCGCCGCGCATGTTTGGTCTGATCGGTCACTCCAGCAGTTTCCAGGAAGCACGGCTGAAGGCCCGCACCCTCGGCTACGACGACTACGCCGACGGCGATTTGGACATGTGGTGCAGTGCCCCACCCCAGCTGCTGGAAACGGTTCAGGTCACCAGCGCCATGGGCGCCACGATCAAAGGGTCCTACATCGACTCCTGCTTCGTGCCGGAGATGCTCAGCCGCTTCAAAACGGCTCGCCGCAAGGTGCTCAACGCCATGGAACTGGCCCAGAAGAGCGGCATCGACATCACCGCCCTGGGGGGCTTCACCTCGATCATCTTTGAGAACTTCAAGCTGCTGCAGTTCCAGCAGATCCGCTCCACCACCCTGCATTGGGAGCGCTTCACCACCGGCAACACCCACACCGCCTGGGTGATCTGCCGTCAGGTGGAATGCAACGCCCCTTTGTTGGGCATCGATCTGAACCGGGCCAAGGTGGCGGTGGTGGGCGCCACAGGCGACATCGGCAGCGCCGTCTGCCGCTGGCTGCATCACCGCACAGGCGTGGCTGAGCTGCTGCTGGTGGCCCGCCAGGCCCAGCCCCTGCTCGACCTGGCGGACGAACTGGTGTCGGCCCGCATTCTTGAGCTGGAGGCGGCCCTGGCGGAAGCGGATGTGGTGGTGTGGGTGGCGAGCCTGCCCCAGACCCTGGAGATCGACGCCGCTCGGATTCCTAAGCCCTGCCTGATGATCGACGGCGGCTATCCCAAGAACCTCGACACCAAGGTGGCCGGCAATGGTGTGCACGTGCTCAAGGGCGGGATCGTCGAGTTCTGGCAGGACATCGGCTGGAAGATGATGGATGTCGCCGATATGGACAAACCCCAACGCCAGCTGTTCGCCTGTTTTGCCGAAGCGATGCTGCTGGACTTCGAGGGCCTGCACACCAACTTCAGCTGGGGGCGCAACAACATCACCCTGACCAACATGGAGAAGATCGGTGAGGCTTCCGTGCGCCACGGATTCCAGGCCCTGGGCCTGACGCCCTCCCAGCTCGGCGCCCTGGCAAGCGTTTGACAAGCCCCGTCTGCTCGCTCCTGATCGCGCCGTTCATCCATCCGTAACCCATGGCCCGCCGCCCCCTGCTGGACTTCGAAAAA
Above is a genomic segment from Cyanobium sp. ATX 6F1 containing:
- a CDS encoding long-chain acyl-[acyl-carrier-protein] reductase produces the protein MFGLIGHSSSFQEARLKARTLGYDDYADGDLDMWCSAPPQLLETVQVTSAMGATIKGSYIDSCFVPEMLSRFKTARRKVLNAMELAQKSGIDITALGGFTSIIFENFKLLQFQQIRSTTLHWERFTTGNTHTAWVICRQVECNAPLLGIDLNRAKVAVVGATGDIGSAVCRWLHHRTGVAELLLVARQAQPLLDLADELVSARILELEAALAEADVVVWVASLPQTLEIDAARIPKPCLMIDGGYPKNLDTKVAGNGVHVLKGGIVEFWQDIGWKMMDVADMDKPQRQLFACFAEAMLLDFEGLHTNFSWGRNNITLTNMEKIGEASVRHGFQALGLTPSQLGALASV